A single genomic interval of Corylus avellana chromosome ca10, CavTom2PMs-1.0 harbors:
- the LOC132164106 gene encoding photosystem I subunit O, which produces MAATFATASTVVGLGTSSLSSPSRLSAAKTTRLTSGFVRSSVGVRNPLRQAGASGGKFTCFERDWLRTDLNVIGFGLIGWLAPSSIPAIDGKSLTGLFFESIGTELAHFPTPPALTSQFWLWLITWHFGLFVVLTFGQIGFKGRTDEYF; this is translated from the exons ATGGCTGCAACCTTTGCCACCGCTTCAACCGTCGTAGGCCTTGGCACCTCGTCCTTGTCATCCCCTTCTCGGCTCTCCGCCGCTAAGACCACACGCCTCACTTCag gttTTGTGAGGTCTTCTGTGGGTGTTAGGAATCCTCTGAGGCAGGCTGGTGCATCGGGAGGAAAGTTTACTTG TTTTGAGAGGGATTGGCTGCGCACGGATCTGAATGTAATTGGATTTGGGTTAATCGGATGGTTGGCGCCATCCAGCATTCCTGCAATCGACGGCAAGAGTTTGACGGGGCTTTTCTTTGAAAGCATTGGAACGGAGCTCGCCCACTTCCCCACCCCTCCTGCTCTCACTTCTCAGTTCTG GTTGTGGTTGATTACGTGGCACTTTGGACTGTTCGTCGTGCTTACTTTTGGGCAAATTGGGTTCAAGGGAAGGACCGATGAGTACTTTTga